A stretch of Palaemon carinicauda isolate YSFRI2023 chromosome 36, ASM3689809v2, whole genome shotgun sequence DNA encodes these proteins:
- the LOC137628615 gene encoding TRPM8 channel-associated factor 3-like, protein MSEITKRKGKADKADFVISRYTLTSLTVLKGSTPSDAEVGLAKCTGKTEQQWFHDGNNLLWGGNPSYCLIPNYKEKIVNLGNATSPVGWIHDEKARFVPEGGKKAMDVPSKAPRTRVILYIPHDGNKQKWWTLSELEAELDSAPPAKYPVPAEDETTYNQELGRTVSNWFGTPDAPLPYKRDVETFPGLVSSDAPRITRNLVLDLSVLGQTRDFRMLAPGDWQPTNLYVPPDEMIEVILPDSLTSERAAQIQLRVSAHTDELKPTSSNVKNKEFKRMPVVSETYDLTPGTNKIRSQFGGHLIFTFSKGENFLVNIEVRNVVEAPYFRLGHTTKEQWAEELKKGAPYTLLESERTVLIVATSDAQNDTDPDILMNRNDEIISMINYAAGFDETELPPRGKYWLVNDKQISAGSAHAGFPVMFWRKYCDMSKNDIPYTWVTWHELGHDYQQSNYWDRAYGVESTVNLYSLYIQQQLFDEDRLEKQGDYDSAADHVDAGMTFAEADVWEKLVFLMEIKFAFPDKDWEMFRQLRKITRALSDEEAEVLASKKQNQYDHVYKNLSKIVGSDLINTYNRWSLPISQEAQDEIAALGLPKAPGDLSHRTKKDVFVCGQPELEKFPAEQ, encoded by the exons ATGTCAG AAATaactaaaagaaaaggaaaagcagataaggctgatTTTGTTATCAGTAGATATACACTAACTTCACTAACTGTCCTCAAGGGAAGCACTCCAAGTGATGCTGAAGTTGGACTTGCAAAATGCACCGGAAAGACAGAACAACAATGGTTTCATGATGGCAACAATTTACTCTGGGGTGGTAACCCCTCCTATTGCCTCATTCCAAACTATAAAGAGAAAATTGTTAATCTAGGAAATGCAACTTCCCCAGTAGGATGGATTCATGATGAAAAAGCCAGGTTTGTTCCAGAGGGAGGAAAGAAAGCTATGGACGTGCCGTCAAAGGCTCCAAGAACTCGTGTTATACTGTATATTCCTCATGATGGAAATAAGCAGAAGTGGTGGACCTTGTCAGAATTGGAAGCGGAACTAGATAGTGCTCCTCCGGCCAAGTACCCAGTTCCAGCTGAAGATGAGACTACCTACAATCAAGAACTTGGCAGAACTGTAAGCAACTGGTTTGGCACACCCGATGCCCCACTTCCTTACAAAAGAGACGTAGAAACATTCCCTGGCTTAGTCTCTTCGGATGCACCTAGAATTACTCGAAACTTAGTACTTGACCTTTCCGTGTTAGGGCAGACCAGAGATTTTCGAATGTTGGCCCCTGGAGATTGGCAACCAACCAATCTGTATGTACCACCTGATGAAATGATTGAGGTTATCTTACCAGATTCACTGACATCAGAAAGAGCAGCTCAAATACAACTTCGAGTTAGTGCCCATACTGATGAGCTTAAACCGACCTCTTCTAATGTAAAAAATAAGGAATTCAAACGTATGCCAGTTGTTTCAGAAACTTATGACCTTACACCAGGAACCAACAAGATCCGCAGTCAATTTGGAGGCCACTTAAtatttaccttttcaaaaggagaaaaCTTCTTAGTTAATATAGAAGTCAGAAACGTGGTGGAAGCTCCTTACTTTAGGTTGGGCCACACCACAAAAGAACAATGGGCAGAGGAGCTAAAGAAAGGTGCCCCATACACACTCTTAGAATCTGAACGCACAGTTCTTATAGTAGCCACATCTGATGCTCAAAATGATACAGACCCAGATATATTAATGAACCGAAATGACGAAATTATATCAATGATTAATTATGCAGCTGGATTTGATGAAACAGAACtaccaccaagaggaaagtattggCTGGTAAATGATAAGCAAATATCTGCTGGTAGTGCCCACGCTGGATTTCCCGTTATGTTTTGGCGAAAATACTGTGATATGAGTAAAAATGATATTCCTTATACATGGGTCACTTGGCATGAATTAGGGCACGATTACCAACAATCGAATTACTGGGATAGAGCATACGGCGTGGAATCAACAGTAAATCTATATTCCCTTTACatccaacaacaactctttgatgaAGATCGTCTGGAGAAGCAAGGAGACTACGACAGCGCAGCAGATCATGTCGATGCAGGGATGACATTCGCTGAGGCTGACGTGTGGGAGAAGCTGGTATTCCTCATGGAAATAAAGTTTGCCTTCCCTGACAAGGACTGGGAAATGTTCAGACAACTAAGAAAAATTACACGGGCCCTGTCTGATGAAGAAGCAGAGGTTCTAGCCTCAAAAAAACAAAACCAATATGATCACGTATACAAGAACCTCAGTAAGATTGTAGGTTCTGACCTCATTAACACCTACAACAGATGGAGTCTGCCCATTTCCCAAGAAGCTCAGGACGAGATTGCTGCTTTAGGACTTCCAAAGGCCCCTGGTGATCTCTCTCACAGGACAAAGAAAGATGTCTTTGTGTGTGGGCAGCCAGAACTGGAAAAATTTCCTGCTGAACAATAA